The proteins below come from a single Columba livia isolate bColLiv1 breed racing homer unplaced genomic scaffold, bColLiv1.pat.W.v2 Scaffold_1997, whole genome shotgun sequence genomic window:
- the BCAP31 gene encoding B-cell receptor-associated protein 31 isoform X4, protein MSLQWTVVATFLYAEVFLVLLLCVPFVSAARWQRIFRSRLVGLAVARGNTAFLVLIAVLVLLLLDALRETQRYGAPERPAPRGPGASEHVHMKLFRAQRNLYVAGFSLLLAFLVRRLVTLISQQAVLGAASEAFRKQAEGASRAARRYMEDNDALRKQLQDGGGDSAAPSPEENESLKAKVEKLKEELAASKRSTGRRENEVQAMRRQAEGLTREYDRLLEQHARLQAAHDGPRDKKEE, encoded by the exons ATGAGCCTGCAGTGGACGGTGGTGGCCACGTTCCTGTACGCGGAGGTgttcctggtgctgctgctctgcgTGCCCTTCGTGTCGGCGGCCAG GTGGCAGCGGATCTTCCGCTCGCGGCTGGTGGGCCTGGCCGTGGCCCGCGGGAACACGGCGTTCCTCGTGCTCATCGccgtgctggtgctgctgctgctcg ACGCGCTCCGCGAGACGCAGCGCTACGGCGCCCCGgagcgcccggccccgcgcggcCCCGGCGCCAGCGAGCACGTCCACATGAAGCTCTTCCGCGCCCAGCGCAACCTCTACGTGGCCGGGTTCTCGCTGCTGCTGGCCTT CCTCGTGCGCCGGCTGGTGACGCTGATCTCGCAGCAGGCCGTGCTGGGCGCCGCCAGCGAGGCGTTCCGCAAGCAGGCCGAGGGCGCCAGCCGCGCCGCCCGGCGCTACATGGAGGACAACGACGCGCTCAGGAAG cagctgcaggatggGGGGGGTGACAGCGCAGCGCCGTCCCCCGAGGAGAACGAGTCGCTCAAGGCCAAAGTGGAGAAGCTGAAGGAGGAGCTGGCGGCCAGCAAGCGCAGTACGGG aaGGCGGGAGAACGAGGTGCAGGCCATGCGGCGCCAGGCCGAGGGGCTGACGCGCGAGTACGAccggctgctggagcagcacgcGCGCCTGCAG GCAGCACACGATGGGCCCCGGGACAAGAAAGAGGAGTGa